The Flavobacterium sp. M31R6 nucleotide sequence GGTCGAAATCGGAATTCTTTCGGTAAAGGTTTGGTATGATTTTATGGATGCATAATCATATTGTTTGCCAAAAACCGTTTCTTCGGAGGAACGGATTAGATTCATCAACAATTCTTCCTGAACCTCATTGGGATACTTCAAGAAAAGTTCAATCTGGTGAATTCTTTGTTTTAAAAACCAAGAAGCGATGGAATTGATAAATGATAAAGGCATCGGGATTTATGATTTATGATTGAAGATTAACGATTTCTGATTTTTACCTTTTAATAAAAGACAAAAAATTAAGATTTGGATATCGATTTACAAATATTAACTTTGCTTTTGTATCAAAAATAGTGTTTTTTTATAAAAAACAATTCTATTTCGGGTAAAGATTCCATTTAGGAATAGAAATCGAATAATCAGAAATCGTTAATCTACAATCTAAAATCCCAATGACTTACCAAGGCGTACTTTCTAAAATGCAAACCGAATTTGGAAATCCTATTCAATATTATTTGGTTTTCGAAAACAGTTTTTTGAACATGAATCAAGTATTGAACAAAGAGTTGGAAATTAACTTCGAGGGATACCAATGTTTGAATTGCGGCAAAAAGAAAAAAATATACCGCCAAGGTTTCTGTTACGATTGTTTCTATTCGAGTCCTGCAGTGGGCGATTGGATTATGAAACCCGAGTTGAGCACCGCGCATCTTGGGATTGAAGACCGTGATTTGGCATACGAGGAGCAGGTGCAGTTGCAACCGCATATTGTTTATTTGGCCTTGTCGAGCGAAGTAAAAGTTGGGGTGACCCGAAAAACGCAAGTGCCCACACGATGGATTGATCAAGGCGCGAGCCAGGCCATTTCAATTGTCGAAGTGCCCAATCGTTACTTGGCCGGAATTACAGAGGTCGCTCTCAAAAGCCATTATACTGATAAAACCAATTGGCGCAAAATGATCCAAAACGACATAGTTCATGTGGATTTAGTCGCCGAGAAATTAAAACTCGAAAAGTTAATCCCCGCCGAGGTGCAGGAATTTTATCATTTGGAGAAAAATGATGTTTACCAAATGCATTTCCCGGTATTGAATTACCCAAAAAAAGTAAACAGTCTTAACCTTGAAAAAGAGCATAATTTCAAAGGGAAACTAGTAGGGATTAAAGGGCAATACCTCATTTTTGAAGACGGAACCGTTTTCAATGTCCGAAGTTTTGAGGGTTATGTAGTTCGTCTGGAAATTTAAAGGTGTTATTTTTAAAAGGGTTTACTGGGTCAGTTCGCTAAAGCTACTATTGACCATTTTTGGTATCCAATTATGCTTAAACTTGTCATTTTGACGGAGGAGAAATCTCAGCAAGTAGCTCCGTACAGCGTGTGTGTACTTTGTGGAATAGCTAACTGAGATTTCTCCTCCTTCGAAATGACAATATTGTCCGCAGATACTGCATATGATAGCGTGGATTTGGCAAATCATCCCAAATACAAAATCAACTATTAAGCCAATTGCCCAAATCGCTTGTGGTAGGTGTTATAAGTCGCTGTTTTTCTTCCGTCATATGTCAAGCGTTATGGTTAATGGTTTATGGTCACTGTATTTTGTCCACCTTTCATAAGTTCCAATTTCAACATTTTCTAATTTGTCAATAAGATTTAAAGACGCAAAGCAGAAATCAATATGATATGGTCTGTCAATTTTTCGGTGCATGAAAAGGGTATTATCTTTTTCCTTTCCTTGGGTTTGATTGTGAAAATGATGATAAGTGCTGAAAATATTTTTGTTTTTTAAATAGTCAACAAGGTTTGAGTGGTTGTAAACTCTGTTTGGTTTGTCCCAAATTGAATTGCTATTAAAGTCGCCCGCAAGAATTACATTTTCATAGTCTAATAAGTTGCTGTAAAAATGAACAGCATTCCATACCTGCTCCGTATAGCAATCGTGTTTCTCAGGTTTTTGCGACCATATTGCAAAAACTATCAAAGTGATTTTTTCATTGTAAACAGATAATGGCAAAACGTATTTGAAGTCTGGGTTATGATTGTCGAGTAGTTTAATTTTGAAGTCGCCAAATGAAAAAACTCCAATGCCTTTATGTGGATTGTTGCCATACCAAAAAACGTCATTTGGTTGTTTTGTGTCAATTCCGAATACAAGTCGTTCTTGATTTTCGCACTCAGGCACAATTAGAATGTCTGGCTGTTCAGTCAGAATAAATTTCGCTTTTTTACGGAAAGCCATATTACAGTTCCAAGTTATTATTTTCATTCTGTCTTTAGTGGTTGTGTCGTTTGTTACAGTTACTTGCAACTCCTAAATATGCTATACAAACCTTGATATATAAAACCCAAAATTGGAGAACTTGGCAAAAGTTTGTTTCTATTTGTATTTTTTCAAATATAAAAAATAATAATAGCAATCCTACTTTTTCTTAATAACCTTTTAATGATTACTAAAAAGCCTAATCTTTCCCTTTAGCCCCGATAGTAGTGAAAATCCTCCCGATTTTTCTTCGGGAGATTGCAACGGATAGCGGGAACCATGTTGCTAAAAGAGCCCAATTTTTCTGCTCCAAAATCAAATATTGTAACTCAGGTTAATAAAAAAACCGCCTCACAATACAAAAATGGAGGCGGCTTTTAGTTTTAATTTTAAACAATTTATGGTGCTGCAGGTTCTGCAGGTTTTTTCTTTTTAAACAAACCATTGATTAAATCCCCGGCTTTCTTTTTTATATCTTCTTTTTGGGCATTTTGGGCATTGGTTTTTGTTGTGTCAGTGCTTGGTTTTGCGTTGGTGTTTAGGTATTTATCCAATGCTGAACTTCCTTTTTTAAGCAATTTATCTGATTGTTGTTTGGCCAATTGCATCGTTAAGTTGGTCATTACCGTTTTCATATCCGTCGAGATTTTCGGACTGCTGAATGACCCAGTCATCAATGCCGTTACAGGAATGTTGTCAAATTTGGCAGCATCCGCGGGCGACATTTTTGAGATATAGGCATTGGCTTCTTTACCAAGGTATTTGGCAGGAACATTAAACTTGATGTTGTAATCCATACTTTGGTCAAAACCATGCGTACCAGCAACAACCGCCTTTATGTCTTGGTATTTAATCTCAAATGGTTTTACGTTTACTTTTCCGTCTTTAAAAGTAAGAGCTGCTTTGATGTCATTAAGATTCACTTTGTTTAAATCAATAAATTTCAAATTGGAGGTCAATGCTGTTAACAAAGTCGAATTGTTCGAGTTTATGGTTGTAGAAAGTAATTGCCCAATCAAATCACCTGAGATTGTTTTCAAATCTGGAGTCATTTCAGTGGCATCTAGATTTCCGTTCAATTTGATGGTAGTGTTTATTTTTCCATTTACGATTCCGGCAATTGGAGCTATTTTTTTCAACATATCCAATTGGGTGAAACTTTGTTGAATATCAACTTGGTTCAGGTTTAAATTCATGTCGAAAATTGGTGTTTTTCCTTTTGTGGAAACGGATCCACTGGCGCCTATATTTCCACCAAAAATTGACGTTTTTACATTTTCCAACGTAACTTTCTCGTCTTTTATAATCATTTTTCCCGACACATCTTTTAGAGTAAGGTTGTCATACAAAACCGTATTGGCTTTTGCGGTAAGCGTACAATTTAAGAAAGCTGGTATTTTTAATGGTTCTGATTTCTTTGTTTTTGCAGTTGTGGCTTCAGTTGTTCCTGTAGCCGCAGGAGCAGTGCTGGTTGTCATGAAATCACTAACAGCAAGTTGGTTTGAAGACAGGTTGAAATTACCTTTTAGCTCTTGTTTTCTGAACAGGAAACCATAAAAATTATCCAAAACACCCGTTACGCTTAGGTCACTTTTTCCTGTTTTGGCATTGAATTGTTTCAAATGCACCTGGCTTGGGTTGAATTGAACTAATGCATTACTGATAGTCATATTTTTACCATTGGCGTCAGCATAATTGAATCCGGTCAAACCGATGGTTCCCGCATTGTTTATGTTTTGGTATTGGCTTTTTTCTACCGAAGCCATATCGAATTTGGTCGTTACATCCGCTTTCAAAATTCCGGTAAGCGGTTTGTCCAGTTTGATAGGATAGGCTTTAGAAAGATTGGCTAAGTTTATGGTTCCTTTCAAAGCGGCATCAACCAAAGCATTGGTGCTGATGTTTTTGATGTTAGCTTTTGCATTAAAAACATCTTGGTCTATTCGGAAGGAGAGCTTATCAAGATTAACATAAGTATCATTCATTAGCCCAGTTTCGTTTACAATCTTAGTGTCAATAATAATGCTTTGAACTGATTTTGGTAAGCTTGGATATTGAAAAGAACTGTTATTGGAAGCTATGGCAATGTTGAATTTTGGAATGGTGGTGTCTGTTAGCATTCCTTTTGCAAAACCGCTAACCGTAAAATCTCCTGTCGTTTTTACACCTTCTAAACTGGAAGAATAAGCAGCCGGAATCAATCCCAAGAAGTTCTTGAATGAGGAAGTCGGGGTTTTGAATTTCAAATCATAGACTTGTCCCGCATCGACCAATTGTATAAAACCGTCAAACTCTAACGGCAATTGATTGATTAAAGCTTTGTTCTCCTTAAAAGTGTATTTGCTTTTCTCTAAATCAATCCCAAGAACCGCATCTAGTGACAAGGAAACATTCTTCATGTAATTGATTTTGCCCATATCAAATGATACTTTAGCTGTTGACTTGGTGTTTAAATCCAATTTTGAGTTGCTAAAATCTCCAGTTCCTTCGTGATTCAAGCTGTCAATGACCATTCTCATTTGCGAAGCTTGGTCAAAGTATTGGAACTTGAAATTCTCAATTTGATATTTCTGTATTTTCAATGACAGAGGTTTGCTTTTTCCTTTTTCTTCGGGTTTATCGTCTTTCAAGGCAATGTCAAAATTCCCGATCCCGTCTTTGTTGAATATGATGTTGATGAAACCGTTTTTGGACGTGATTCCTTCAATTTGCATGGCTTCATCCTTGCCCTTAAACAATTCTTTGATGGACATTTTAAGGTTCAATTCGCCTAATGAAACCAAAGTGTCTCCTTCAAAAGGAGCCTTGTTGATGATCAATAATTTATCCAGTGTAACTGTCGCTTTAGGAAAATTTTTGAACAGACTCAAATCGGCATCGGAAAAGGAAACTTTTGCATCTACTTTTTCGTTGATGGCTTCGGTAATTTTGGCTTTTATTTGATCTTTAAAGAAATACGGAATGGCAAATAGGGAAGCGACTAGCACTACCAATGTAATTCCAACGATTTTTAAAATTTTCTTTAGCATATAGGTTGAATAATTTGGGTTATTTATACAAAAATAAGGGTTTATGATGTTTTGACTTATAAATTTATCATACGAAGTTAATATTTGTTTTTTTAATTGATTATCGTATCGCCATTCTTTAATCTTATTTTATGATTTTAGAATAGTGGCAATTTTATAAAAAAAAGAAACCCTTTCAGTTTTTTAGTCTGAAAGGGTTTATGATATGCAAAATAAAATTAGTGAATTGAAATTTCAAAAGGCATTCTGGCTTGGATTCCTTTTTGCATTTGAATTTTTTTAATTTGCTGCAAAATAAAATAATTTTCTTCTCCAATTTCGCCTTTGATTAAATCTTCTTTTGATTTTGCAAAAGGGAATTTGGAAAAGATATCGCTAAAATCTTTTTCGTAAACCGGAAAGTTTTGTGTAGAATAATCTCTGATTTTTGCCAATGTTGCAGCTTCTTTTAAGGCGTCATTTAAATTCCCAATTTTGTCCACCAAACCAATTCTTTTGGCTTCAGTACCGGTCCAAACGCGGCCTTGAGCTATAGAATCTACTTGTGCAAATGTCATTTTTCGTCCTTCGGCAACATGAGTCACAAATGTTTTGTACACTTTCTCTATGCCTTCTAGGGTTACTGCTTTGAATTTTTCGTTCAAAGGAACAAATGGACTGTAATTAGCATTTTCATTGGTCATTACTTGTTCCGTATTGATTCCAATTTTTGTTGTTAACTGACTAAGGTTTGGTAAAACTCCAAAAACTCCAATTGATCCTGTTATTGTGTTTCTTTCTGCAAAAATGGTATTTGCATTACAGGCAATATAATATCCTCCAGAAGCGGCATAATTTCCCATAGATACAACAACTGGTTTTACTTTTTTGGTTAGTTCAATTTCTCTCCAAATTAAATCAGATGTCAAGGCGCTTCCTCCAGGACTGTCAACGCGAAGTACGATGGCTTTTATATCTTTGTCTTTTCTGGCTTCTTGTAATGAACGACGCATTGAGCCTTCGCCTATTACGTTGACATCGCCTTCACCACCTTGAATTTCTCCTTGCGCATAAATTACGGCAATTTGATTGTCTGAGTCTGAAATTATGGATGTTGTTGCTACTTTTTGCGCATAATCGGTTATTGATACTTTGTTGTAGTCTTCATCGCCAGCTACTTTCAAAGCTTTTTTGATAGCATCATGATAAACGTCTTCATAGGCAACAATGTCAATAAGTTTGTTTGCTTTGGCCATTTCTGGGGTACGTGCCAATAAACCGGTTGCGATTTCATTCAATCTAGAAGTAGATATGTGGCGACTTTCCGAAATATCGGCAAGAACGGAGCTCCAAACAGAGTTTAGCAAGGCAGTGGTTTGCTCTCTATTGGCATCACTCATTTTGTTTTCAAGGAAAGGTTCAACGGCACTTTTGTATTTTCCGTGACGAATGACTTCCATTTTAACTCCAGATTTTTCCTGGAAATCTTTAAAGAACATTATTTCAGTAGATAATCCTTTAAAATCAAGATCACCGGCAGGATTCAAATAGATAGTGTTGGCAACTGAGTTTAGGTAATAATCTCTCTGTGTATAATTATTGGCGTAGGCCATAACAAATTTTCCTGATTTTTTGAAATCATTCAATGCTTCTCTCAATTCTTTGCTTTGAGCCAATCCTAGTTCAGAATCTTGATTCAAAATAGATATTCCTTTAATATCACTGTCTGTTTTTGCAACAGCTATGGCATTAATGATATCGGTAAGTCCAATGTTTTTTTTCTCAGAAAAGACATCTATCCATGGGTCTTTGTATTTACCGGCATAATCATTGGAAATATTCTTCAGGTCTAATTCTATAACTGAATTTTTTTTGATCTCAACACCTTCTGACTCTCCTCCAAATAATGCTCCTATGAGTACTATCCCAAAGAAAAACAACATAAAAAAAATAAAAATACCAATAATGGTAGCCATCACATTTCCTAAAAATCTCATATAGTATATTTTTCTAATAAGTTGCAAAAAGTGCATATTTGTTACAGTTAATGCTGAAAATAAATTGAAACACTCTGGGCAAATATACTGCTATTCTAAAATTCTTTTGCTTAATTTGTGCCTAATATGGAATTACAGCATCAAGTTATTTTATCTCTAGGAAGCAATCAGGGCAATCGTTTGAAAAACATTGAATTATGTCTTGAATTGATTCATCAGGAAATCGGGACTATTATAAAAGTTTCACATTTATACGAAACACCTTCTTGGGGTTTTGAAAGTGAGGCGTTTTATAATTGTGCCTTAGTTTTGCATTCCTCTTATTCTGCTCAGAAAATTTTGGAGCTGGTTTTGCAAGTAGAAAAAAAGCTGGGGCGTATTCGCAGTGAGAATGCAGGATATCAATCCAGAATAATTGACATTGATTTGATTGCTTTTGATGATGAAATCCTAGATTTGGATCATCTTCAAATTCCGCATCCACTAATGCAAAATCGAAAATTTGTTTTGTTGCCTTTTCAGGATTTGAATGTTGGCTGGGTGCATCCTATTTTAAAAAAAACAATTGCGGAACTCATTCAGATAACTCCAGATGAGAGTATTTGTGAAGTAGTCCAAAAGTTAGAAAGTCCTTTGGATAAAATAATATTAAACCAATACAATTACATTGCAATAGAAGGTAATATTGGTGCAGGAAAATCTACTTTGGCACTAAAAATGGCCGAAGATTTTAATGCTAAAACCGTTTTGGAGCGTTTTGCCGACAATCCATTTTTGCCCAAATTTTATGAAGATCAAAGCCGTTACGCATTTTCGCTTGAAATGTCTTTCCTGGCAGACAGGTACCAGCAATTATCGGATGATTTATCGCAATTTGATTTATTTAAGGATTTTATCATTGCCGATTATCATATTTTTAAATCGTTGTTATTTTCTAAAATTACCTTAGAAGAAGATGAGTTTAGATTGTATCGTACGTTATTTGATATCATTTATAAAGAAATGCCAAAGCCGGATTTGTATATTTATCTCTATCAAAACACCAATCGATTGTTGCAAAACATAAAAACGAGAGGTAGGAGTTACGAACAAGACATCACAGCGGATTATT carries:
- a CDS encoding DUF2797 domain-containing protein; protein product: MTYQGVLSKMQTEFGNPIQYYLVFENSFLNMNQVLNKELEINFEGYQCLNCGKKKKIYRQGFCYDCFYSSPAVGDWIMKPELSTAHLGIEDRDLAYEEQVQLQPHIVYLALSSEVKVGVTRKTQVPTRWIDQGASQAISIVEVPNRYLAGITEVALKSHYTDKTNWRKMIQNDIVHVDLVAEKLKLEKLIPAEVQEFYHLEKNDVYQMHFPVLNYPKKVNSLNLEKEHNFKGKLVGIKGQYLIFEDGTVFNVRSFEGYVVRLEI
- a CDS encoding endonuclease/exonuclease/phosphatase family protein, with protein sequence MKIITWNCNMAFRKKAKFILTEQPDILIVPECENQERLVFGIDTKQPNDVFWYGNNPHKGIGVFSFGDFKIKLLDNHNPDFKYVLPLSVYNEKITLIVFAIWSQKPEKHDCYTEQVWNAVHFYSNLLDYENVILAGDFNSNSIWDKPNRVYNHSNLVDYLKNKNIFSTYHHFHNQTQGKEKDNTLFMHRKIDRPYHIDFCFASLNLIDKLENVEIGTYERWTKYSDHKPLTITLDI
- a CDS encoding AsmA-like C-terminal region-containing protein is translated as MLKKILKIVGITLVVLVASLFAIPYFFKDQIKAKITEAINEKVDAKVSFSDADLSLFKNFPKATVTLDKLLIINKAPFEGDTLVSLGELNLKMSIKELFKGKDEAMQIEGITSKNGFINIIFNKDGIGNFDIALKDDKPEEKGKSKPLSLKIQKYQIENFKFQYFDQASQMRMVIDSLNHEGTGDFSNSKLDLNTKSTAKVSFDMGKINYMKNVSLSLDAVLGIDLEKSKYTFKENKALINQLPLEFDGFIQLVDAGQVYDLKFKTPTSSFKNFLGLIPAAYSSSLEGVKTTGDFTVSGFAKGMLTDTTIPKFNIAIASNNSSFQYPSLPKSVQSIIIDTKIVNETGLMNDTYVNLDKLSFRIDQDVFNAKANIKNISTNALVDAALKGTINLANLSKAYPIKLDKPLTGILKADVTTKFDMASVEKSQYQNINNAGTIGLTGFNYADANGKNMTISNALVQFNPSQVHLKQFNAKTGKSDLSVTGVLDNFYGFLFRKQELKGNFNLSSNQLAVSDFMTTSTAPAATGTTEATTAKTKKSEPLKIPAFLNCTLTAKANTVLYDNLTLKDVSGKMIIKDEKVTLENVKTSIFGGNIGASGSVSTKGKTPIFDMNLNLNQVDIQQSFTQLDMLKKIAPIAGIVNGKINTTIKLNGNLDATEMTPDLKTISGDLIGQLLSTTINSNNSTLLTALTSNLKFIDLNKVNLNDIKAALTFKDGKVNVKPFEIKYQDIKAVVAGTHGFDQSMDYNIKFNVPAKYLGKEANAYISKMSPADAAKFDNIPVTALMTGSFSSPKISTDMKTVMTNLTMQLAKQQSDKLLKKGSSALDKYLNTNAKPSTDTTKTNAQNAQKEDIKKKAGDLINGLFKKKKPAEPAAP
- the sppA gene encoding signal peptide peptidase SppA, with product MRFLGNVMATIIGIFIFFMLFFFGIVLIGALFGGESEGVEIKKNSVIELDLKNISNDYAGKYKDPWIDVFSEKKNIGLTDIINAIAVAKTDSDIKGISILNQDSELGLAQSKELREALNDFKKSGKFVMAYANNYTQRDYYLNSVANTIYLNPAGDLDFKGLSTEIMFFKDFQEKSGVKMEVIRHGKYKSAVEPFLENKMSDANREQTTALLNSVWSSVLADISESRHISTSRLNEIATGLLARTPEMAKANKLIDIVAYEDVYHDAIKKALKVAGDEDYNKVSITDYAQKVATTSIISDSDNQIAVIYAQGEIQGGEGDVNVIGEGSMRRSLQEARKDKDIKAIVLRVDSPGGSALTSDLIWREIELTKKVKPVVVSMGNYAASGGYYIACNANTIFAERNTITGSIGVFGVLPNLSQLTTKIGINTEQVMTNENANYSPFVPLNEKFKAVTLEGIEKVYKTFVTHVAEGRKMTFAQVDSIAQGRVWTGTEAKRIGLVDKIGNLNDALKEAATLAKIRDYSTQNFPVYEKDFSDIFSKFPFAKSKEDLIKGEIGEENYFILQQIKKIQMQKGIQARMPFEISIH
- the folK gene encoding 2-amino-4-hydroxy-6-hydroxymethyldihydropteridine diphosphokinase gives rise to the protein MELQHQVILSLGSNQGNRLKNIELCLELIHQEIGTIIKVSHLYETPSWGFESEAFYNCALVLHSSYSAQKILELVLQVEKKLGRIRSENAGYQSRIIDIDLIAFDDEILDLDHLQIPHPLMQNRKFVLLPFQDLNVGWVHPILKKTIAELIQITPDESICEVVQKLESPLDKIILNQYNYIAIEGNIGAGKSTLALKMAEDFNAKTVLERFADNPFLPKFYEDQSRYAFSLEMSFLADRYQQLSDDLSQFDLFKDFIIADYHIFKSLLFSKITLEEDEFRLYRTLFDIIYKEMPKPDLYIYLYQNTNRLLQNIKTRGRSYEQDITADYLEKINKGYLEYIKTQTDLNVLIIDVSDRDFVNNQEDYLFILDKIQEKGSL